One Gossypium raimondii isolate GPD5lz chromosome 3, ASM2569854v1, whole genome shotgun sequence genomic window carries:
- the LOC105797175 gene encoding WAT1-related protein At4g08300, with amino-acid sequence MGGRSPFAALFNGLNTMKPYLAMVSLQFGYAGMYIVSMVCLKHGMSNFILATYRHVVATIVIAPFAIVLERKIRPKMTLPVFLRIVALGFLEPVLDQNFYYLGMKLTTATFSSAFVNMLPAVTFILAMIFRLEKVNVKKIRSLAKIIGTAITVIGAMVMTLYKGPIIDFIKSGGAVHQGTATKSEDKHWVTGTILLLGSICSWAGFFILQSFTLKKYPAELSLTAWICFMGMIEDAIVSLIMVRDLSAWKLGWDSRLLAASYSGIVNSGIAYYVQGVVIRQRGPVFVTSFSPLCMIITAILGAIILAEKIHLGSILGAIIIVTGLYTVVWGKSKDGENSETDVKCNGLQELPITGNAKSITDDDDDINGPTKIVTIPVSNTPFTQGT; translated from the exons atggGAGGCCGATCGCCATTTGCAGCTTTGTTTAATGGGTTGAACACAATGAAACCATACCTTGCAATGGTCTCCCTGCAGTTTGGATATGCAGGGATGTACATAGTCTCCATGGTTTGTTTGAAGCATGGAATGAGCAATTTCATCCTCGCCACGTACCGACATGTCGTCGCCACCATTGTCATTGCACCCTTTGCCATTGTTCTCGAAAG GAAAATAAGGCCAAAGATGACCCTCCCTGTCTTCCTCAGGATTGTAGCTCTTGGTTTCCTAGA GCCAGTGCTTGACCAAAACTTTTACTATCTGGGGATGAAGTTAACAACAGCAACATTTTCATCAGCTTTTGTCAACATGCTTCCTGCTGTTACCTTCATATTGGCAATGATTTTCAG GTTAGAGAAGGTCAATGTGAAGAAAATAAGAAGTTTAGCAAAGATCATTGGAACAGCAATTACAGTCATAGGAGCAATGGTGATGACTTTATACAAAGGTCCCATTATTGACTTCATCAAGTCAGGGGGAGCTGTTCACCAAGGAACCGCCACCAAATCCGAAGATAAACATTGGGTTACTGGCACAATACTTCTTCTTGGAAGCATCTGCAGCTGGGCAGGCTTCTTTATATTGCAA TCCTTCACGTTGAAGAAGTACCCTGCAGAGCTATCCCTTACAGCATGGATATGTTTCATGGGGATGATTGAAGATGCAATTGTGTCACTCATTATGGTTCGCGACCTAAGTGCGTGGAAACTCGGGTGGGACTCGAGGCTACTTGCCGCATCCTACTCT GGGATAGTGAACTCCGGGATTGCGTATTACGTGCAAGGAGTCGTGATCAGGCAACGAGGGCCGGTTTTCGTAACATCTTTCAGTCCTCTATGCATGATCATCACTGCAATACTAGGGGCAATTATTTTAGCAGAAAAAATCCACCTTGGAAG cATTCTTGGAGCTATTATCATAGTCACAGGCCTCTACACAGTGGTGTGGGGTAAAAGCAAAGATGGGGAAAACTCGGAAACAGATGTGAAATGCAATGGCCTGCAGGAATTGCCTATCACAGGCAATGCTAAATCAAtcactgatgatgatgatgatattaATGGACCTACCAAAATTGTTACTATTCCAGTTTCAAACACCCCCTTCACTCAAggaacataa